A genomic region of Salvelinus alpinus chromosome 12, SLU_Salpinus.1, whole genome shotgun sequence contains the following coding sequences:
- the LOC139535979 gene encoding STE20-like serine/threonine-protein kinase, producing MASLLMRIFRLGPEKKRVKDYENLRRDVDPRETWDTQGELGDGAFGKVYKTQNHTTGALAAAKVMEVRNEEQLDDYITEIDILAACRHSNILGLLDATFFEGWLWILVEFCPGGALDDIMLELERGLSEQQISEVCCQTLQALSYLHQHHIIHRDLKAGNILLTMEGHVKLADFGVSAKNIHTLQKRATFIGTPYWMAPEVIQCETSKENPYGPKADVWSLGVTLIEAAEMEPPHHSLNPMRVLLKITKSPPPTLSNPRLWSSHFQDFLRRALQKNPEARWGAQQLLAHPFPCAGRDGRALKELIAEAKAEVMEETASLIDHGGSLDEDTIVGSDGGTAQSEKGQEEETMQVPEKPQEGPSIIQAGMSPPPPPSNPDPVSSSTPVKDGSTAGTRVETPNTDRARKLARRLSVWEPGTFLSFLTTGSRRCKSGLWGDTPPIPANQTQQNKEDSPTGQSEEQEVTHPAGERDAGDAEKDLCENVGRCSLEGGITPPIPETNDTGDDAEEKVEGQKKEKDEISNDCEAQDLDLEVVSSSEQEIVGIHTDMNQNSTNDSVGDALDSDNKQPITEAQCSVKEIGILKSAPNNDTKHRVEEAPRQLVHTLSPLVIALSLEMPHPSTKERGETQHSVLDFLDLSTHNHFKMATSGKAEEETKQSKDERTEGTKEEIQKERGEEEQEQDKDEKILEENELHANRDEEAEHEGSMVEERDKMQINEEGIQDKTYVKEEQEVKVELKTSEGETSNCPDIEKTPDKGMDLKEHEASPEIENGESKSDIEETVQSEQTGEIQTEAEKQSESTMEVETSEKEKSLRADTEDKIIDIKVTECENVERAEDRTEGKDEQSKEEDLGLESDNIVIIQAQETNMTMKQEPKEERNKQEDSKGEEKMTDPPTGEPMTRVNLTLESNSGREEGGKEEGGKKLEEGGKEEEAGQTQLNILTEQSSTRSQGTATDTVHLNSASNGNWHQVTDSQPKMAATDDQADMTEKDNSTMTVSTMSRPVEELIHNRKTVKRTRKFMVDGREVSVTTSKVLKETDGKERHMRCARRQELQALKLLQREEQREYSQMEQRLQQQREMMFRQIAQEMTSKKQYYDSELERVEKQYVQQSSRMETEHTARLREDARRLKSQQERELNRKAAVLKAQPREEARYLQKQQQELNETLQKGVQEHKRKVASMEWDITVKTQQLKRARESVIWEMEQRHLQEKYHLFKQQVKEQYSLQRQQLTKRHSKDIDRASQFHRALLDEQRAQQAQERTQLQRAQRTEAKARLAHFKQELKTLGLSGQEHRQRLTLFMSEEEGRQRAERQSLQQVQEGQLREVQEQCDGNMTELQELQNEKLQLLVDMEKKKIRRLEDEHTLELNEWKDKLACRKEVLEEDLARRRREKEGAKRRGSEPESRFAPRRSRFFSSLNFS from the exons ATGGCGTCCCTTCTGATGCGTATCTTTCGTCTGGGCCCTGAGAAGAAGAGGGTGAAGGATTATGAGAACCTCCGGAGAGACGTGGACCCGCGAGAGACCTGGGACACCCAGGGGGAGCTGGGAGATGGGGCCTTTGGGAAGGTCTACAAG ACCCAGAACCACACCACTGGGGCCCTGGCTGCTGCTAAAGTGATGGAGGTACGCAACGAGGAGCAGCTTGACGACTATATCACCGAGATCGACATCCTGGCAGCCTGCCGCCATAGCAACATCCTTGGGTTGTTGGACGCCACCTTCTTTGAGGGTTGGCTGTGG ATCCTGGTTGAGTTCTGCCCAGGGGGGGCCTTGGATGACATCATGTTAG AGCTGGAGCGGGGCCTGTCTGAGCAGCAGATCAGTGAGGTATGCTGTCAGACCCTGCAAGCTCTGTCCTACCTCCACCAACACCACATCATCCATAGAGACCTGAAGGCAGGCAACATCCTCCTCACCATGGAGGGACACGTCAAACTGG CCGACTTCGGAGTGTCTGCCAAAAACATACACACCCTCCAGAAAAGAGCCACTTTCATTGGAACCCCTTACTG GATGGCTCCAGAGGTGATCCAGTGTGAGACCTCCAAGGAGAACCCGTATGGCCCCAAGGCGGACGTCTGGTCCCTGGGCGTGACGCTGATCGAGGCTGCAGAGATGGAGCCCCCTCACCACTCACTCAACCCTATGAGGGTCCTGCTCAAGATCACCAAGTCCCCCCCACCCACCCTCAGCAACCCACGCCTCTG GTCCTCCCATTTCCAGGACTTCCTGCGGAGGGCGCTGCAGAAGAACCCTGAGGCCCGGTGGGGAGCCCAGCAGCTCCTGGCCCACCCCTTCCCCTGCGCTGGACGGGACGGTCGAGCCCTGAAAGAACTCATCGCCGAGGCCAAGGCTGAGGTGATGGAGGAGACAGCG TCCCTGATCGACCATGGGGGCTCTCTAGACGAGGACACGATTGTGGGGTCGGATGGAGGGACTGCCCAGTCTGAGAAGGGGCAGGAAGAAGAAACAATGCAGGTACCAGAGAAACCTCAGGAGGGCCCATCTATCATACAGGCTGGTATGagtccaccaccacctccatccaACCCTGAcccagtctcttcctccaccccaGTGAAAGATGGGAGCACCGCTGGGACCAGGGTGGAGACTCCCAACACGGACAGGGCCAGAAAGCTGGCCAGGCGTCTGTCGGTCTGGGAGCCAGGgacctttctctcctttctgacCACCGGGTCTCGGCGCTGCAAGTCCGGTCTCTGGGGAGACACCCCCCCAATTCCAGCCAATCAGACCCAACAGAACAAGGAGGACAGtcccactggccaatcagaagaGCAGGAAGTGACACatccagcaggagagagagatgcaggggaTGCGGAGAAGGATCTGTGTGAGAATGTTGGGAGGTGCAGCTTGGAGGGAGGGATCACTCCACCCATCCCTGAAACAAATGACACAGGAGATGATGCAGAAGAAAAGGTTGAGGGGCAGAAAAAAGAGAAGGATGAAATCTCAAATGACTGTGAGGCCCAAGACCTTGACCTGGAAGTGGTTTCTTCTTCTGAACAGGAAATAGTAGGCATCCACACTGATATGAACCAAAACAGTACCAATGACTCTGTTGGTGATGCACTTGACTCTGACAATAAACAACCAATTACTGAGGCTCAATGTTCAGTTAAGGAAATTGGTATCCTCAAATCAGCACCAAATAACGATACTAAGCATAGGGTAGAAGAAGCTCCTCGCCAGTTAGTGCACACACTAAGTCCACTGGTTATAGCCTTGTCTTTGGAAATGCCCCACCCATCcacaaaagagagaggagaaacccAGCATTCAGTGCTAGACTTTCTGGATCTGTCCACTCATAAccacttcaagatggccaccagtgGGAAGGCTGAGGAAGAGACAAAACAGAGCAAAGACGAGAGGACGGAAGGGACCAAGGAGGAAATAcaaaaggagaggggagaggaggagcaggagcaggacaAGGATGAGAAGATTTTAGAAGAGAATGAACTACATGCTAATAGAGATGAAGAGGCAGAGCACGAGGGGAGTATGGTAGAAGAAAGGGATAAGATGCAGATAAATGAAGAAGGAATACAAGACAAGACATATGTAAAAGAAGAACAGGAGGTCAAGGTGGAGTTAAAGACAAGCGAGGGAGAGACAAGCAACTGTCCAGACATTGAGAAAACTCCAGACAAAGGAATGGACTTAAAAGAACATGAAGCAAGTCCTGAAATAGAGAACGGAGAATCTAAGAGTGATATTGAAGAGACCGTACAATCAGAACAAACAGGAGAAATACAGACTGAAGCAGAGAAGCAAAGTGAATCAACAATGGAAGTTGAGACCAGTGAAAAGGAGAAGAGTTTGAGGGCAGACACAGAAGATAAAATCATTGATATCAAAGTGACTGAATGTGAAAATgtagagagagcagaggacagaacagagggaaaagatgaacagagtaaagaggaGGACCTTGGATTAGAAAGTGATAACATAGTGATTATCCAAGCACAAGAAACCAATATGACCATGAAGCAGGAACCGAAAGAAGAGAGAAACAAACAAGAAGACAGTAAGGGAGAAGAGAAGATGACTGACCCCCCAACTGGAGAACCTATGACGAGGGTAAACTTGACCTTGGAGTCAAATagtgggagggaggaaggagggaaagaggaaggagGGAAGAAGCTGGAGGAAGGAGGTAAAGAGGAGGAGGCAGGTCAGACCCAATTAAACATATTGACCGAACAGAGCTCAACTAGATCTCAGGGAACAGCTACAGACACAGTACACCTGAACTCAGCATCAAATGGAAACTGGCACCAAGTGACAGACAGTCAACCCAAGATGGCTGCCACTGATGACCAAGCTGACATGACAGAGAAAGACAACTCAACAATGACAGTCTCAACAATGTCAAGACCTGTAGAG GAGTTGATCCATAACAGGAAGACGGTCAAAAGGACCCGGAAGTTCATGGTGGACGGCCGAGAGGTCAGCGTCACCACGTCAAAGGTCCTGAAAGAGACCGATGGGAAAGAGCGGCACATGCGCTGCGCCAG GCGCCAGGAGCTGCAGGCTTTAAAGCTCCTtcagagggaggagcagagagagtaCTCCCAGATGGAGCAGCGGctgcagcaacagagagagaTGATGTTCCGACAGATCGCCCAGGAGATGACA AGCAAGAAGCAGTATTACGACAGTGAGCTGGAGCGGGTAGAAAAGCAGTATGTTCAGCAGAGCAGCCGCATGGAGACAGAGCACACAGCCAGGCTCAGAGAGGACGCACGCAGACTCAAGAGCCAGCAGGAACGAGAGCTGAACCGCAAGGCTGCTGTACTGAAGGCTCAACCCAGAGAA GAGGCGCGTTACCTGcagaagcagcagcaggagctcAATGAGACGCTCCAGAAAGGAGTCCAGGAACACAAGAGGAAGGTGGCCTCTATGGAGTGGGACATCACTGTCAAGACCCAGCAGCTTAAGAGAg CCCGGGAATCAGTCATTTGGGAGATGGAGCAACGTCATCTGCAGGAGAAGTACCACCTCTTCAAGCAGCAGGTGAAGGAGCAGTATTCACTGCAAAGACAACAGCTCACCAAGAGGCACAGCAAA GATATAGACAGGGCGTCCCAGTTCCATCGGGCATTGCTGGATGAGCAGAGGGCTCAACAGGCCCAGGAGAGGACGCAGCTCCAACGAGCCCAGCGCACAGAGGCCAAGGCCAGGCTGGCCCACTTCAAGCAAGAGTTGAAGACACTGGGCCTGAGTGGGCAAGAGCACAGGCAGCGCCTCACACTG TTTATGTCGGAGGAGGAGGGTAGGCAGCGAGCTGAGAGGCAGAGTTTGCAGCAGGTCCAGGAGGGCCAGCTGAGGGAGGTGCAGGAGCAGTGTGACGGCAATATGACTGAACTCCAGGAGCTGCAG aatgAGAAACTGCAGCTGTTAGTTGACATGGAGAAGAAGAAGATTCGGAGACTGGAGGATGAACACACTCTAGAGCTGAACGAGTGGAAAGACAAGCTGGCCTGCAGGAAAGAG gtgttggAGGAAGACCTGGCTCGccggaggagagagaaggagggagcgaAGAGACGGGGGAGTGAGCCTGAGTCCAGGTTTGCACCTCGACGCTCACGATTCTTCTCAAGCCTCAACTTCTCTTAA